A DNA window from Cognatiyoonia koreensis contains the following coding sequences:
- the fliP gene encoding flagellar type III secretion system pore protein FliP (The bacterial flagellar biogenesis protein FliP forms a type III secretion system (T3SS)-type pore required for flagellar assembly.) translates to MTRPTLDRAWRLVCAGSVCLALMTSAAFAQDVSITLGDDGSLATRSVQLLVLITVLSIVPGIAIMITCFPFIVTVLAILRQAIGLQQSPPNMLIVSLALFLTYFVMEPVFLAAWTAGIDPMLNGDMEIEEAFLRTMEPLRAFMLTRIDPDTLNQLADLRPDVDVNLPAEDVPLSVLVPSFMLSEMEHAFQVGFLIFLPFLIIDLVVAAILMSMGMMMVPPAIVSLPFKLAFFVVADGWSLIAVSLVRGYGGV, encoded by the coding sequence ATGACCCGACCGACCTTGGATAGAGCATGGCGGCTGGTCTGTGCCGGATCCGTCTGTCTGGCACTGATGACATCGGCTGCATTTGCGCAGGACGTTTCGATCACACTTGGTGATGACGGATCCCTCGCGACCCGATCCGTTCAACTGCTAGTTTTGATCACCGTGCTCAGTATCGTACCGGGGATCGCGATCATGATCACCTGTTTTCCCTTCATTGTCACAGTGCTCGCCATCCTGCGGCAGGCCATCGGCCTGCAGCAGTCGCCGCCGAACATGCTGATCGTTTCGCTTGCCCTTTTCCTCACCTATTTCGTCATGGAACCGGTATTTCTGGCCGCATGGACGGCAGGGATCGATCCAATGCTGAATGGGGATATGGAGATTGAGGAGGCCTTTCTGCGGACAATGGAACCGTTGCGGGCTTTCATGCTGACCCGGATTGATCCCGACACGCTGAACCAACTCGCCGATCTCAGACCGGACGTCGATGTGAACCTGCCGGCAGAAGACGTACCGCTTTCCGTCCTGGTCCCGTCATTCATGCTGAGCGAGATGGAACATGCGTTTCAGGTCGGGTTTCTTATTTTCCTGCCTTTTCTGATCATCGATCTGGTCGTTGCCGCAATCCTCATGTCGATGGGGATGATGATGGTCCCCCCGGCGATTGTGTCGCTGCCCTTCAAACTGGCGTTCTTCGTTGTTGCGGACGGCTGGAGCCTTATCGCTGTCAGCCTTGTGCGCGGCTACGGCGGGGTCTGA
- a CDS encoding flagellar basal body P-ring protein FlgI, with the protein MKKLLGIMMLGTMLSTGSVHAAPIRLKDLVEFDGVRTNDLVGYGLVVGLNGTGDGLRNSPFTEEIMVNILERLGVNVTGEQFRPKNVAAVFVTGSLPPFARAGSPIDVTVSAIGDASSLLGGTLIMTPLNAADGEIYAVAQGTIIAGGVSAEGAAAAVTQGVPTSGSIPSGATVEREVAFDFAELTSLRLALRTPDFTTAGRIEAAINHSFGRHVATMLDAGTVHLNIGETHMPSPAHALGRIENIMVEPERRARVVVDQRSGTIVMGEDVRISRVAVSQGNLTLRIQEAPLVSQPNPFSPGETVVVPRTAVGIEDEPGIGLAEVRGGTSLSEVIAGLNALGVAPRDMIDILKSIKASGALHAEFIVR; encoded by the coding sequence ATGAAAAAACTTCTTGGTATCATGATGCTCGGCACGATGCTCTCCACGGGGAGCGTTCATGCCGCACCGATCCGGCTCAAGGATCTTGTTGAATTCGACGGGGTCCGCACGAACGATCTTGTCGGTTATGGTCTGGTGGTCGGGCTGAACGGAACTGGCGACGGGTTGCGCAATTCACCGTTCACCGAAGAAATCATGGTCAACATCCTGGAACGGCTTGGCGTCAACGTCACCGGTGAGCAGTTCCGCCCCAAGAATGTCGCGGCGGTTTTCGTCACCGGCAGCCTGCCACCATTTGCACGTGCCGGCAGCCCGATAGACGTAACAGTTTCCGCAATCGGAGACGCCAGCAGCCTTCTTGGCGGAACACTGATTATGACACCGCTCAACGCCGCCGATGGTGAAATCTATGCGGTTGCCCAAGGCACGATCATTGCAGGGGGCGTCAGCGCGGAAGGTGCTGCTGCTGCCGTGACCCAAGGCGTTCCAACTTCGGGATCGATACCGTCCGGCGCAACTGTCGAGCGCGAAGTCGCTTTTGATTTCGCTGAGTTGACGTCGCTTCGTCTTGCGCTGCGCACACCGGATTTCACGACCGCAGGAAGGATTGAAGCCGCTATCAACCATAGCTTTGGCCGCCATGTGGCAACGATGCTTGATGCGGGTACAGTGCACCTGAACATCGGCGAAACCCATATGCCGTCGCCCGCGCATGCGCTGGGACGGATCGAAAACATCATGGTCGAACCCGAACGCCGCGCGCGGGTGGTTGTCGACCAACGCTCTGGCACGATCGTGATGGGCGAAGACGTCAGGATCAGCCGGGTTGCTGTCAGCCAGGGCAACCTGACTTTACGTATTCAGGAAGCACCGCTCGTCTCTCAACCAAATCCGTTTTCACCCGGCGAAACCGTGGTCGTTCCGCGTACTGCTGTCGGGATCGAAGATGAACCGGGGATCGGCTTGGCCGAGGTGCGCGGCGGCACCAGCTTAAGCGAAGTGATCGCTGGTTTGAATGCGCTGGGTGTTGCGCCGCGCGACATGATCGACATCCTGAAAAGCATCAAGGCCAGTGGCGCGCTTCATGCGGAGTTCATTGTTCGGTAG
- a CDS encoding flagellin: MPIHTVGDMSQHFQSLRQTGRLKTDLNVLTGELSSQIKNDLTRSLGGDLRQLQSIDREITLLQGYQQAGTEIAQRLSFAQTTLAAIDRIRGNFMETALQITPESAARDIQASVKAGEAAFTEIATQLNRRLGERTIFGGADVARDPLAPPQEMLTSLRAATAGLTDQADIIAAVDDWFDDPAGGFATLGYQGDTGPQLQQRISADKTIALNMRADGAASVALLKGAAIAAMADENTVGLTDRTRAGLVQTSGQRMLSAADDLTAMRSDLGAAQASVDEAAAAHGAQLTAFQINRNELTAADPFDTASRLQNVQQQLEMHYTVTARLSQLSLVNYLR, from the coding sequence ATGCCAATCCACACTGTCGGTGACATGTCGCAACATTTTCAATCGCTCAGACAGACTGGGCGGCTGAAGACCGACTTGAACGTGCTGACAGGAGAGCTTTCTTCGCAAATCAAGAATGACCTAACCCGCAGCCTCGGTGGTGATCTGCGCCAATTGCAGAGCATTGATCGCGAAATCACCCTGCTGCAAGGGTATCAGCAGGCAGGAACAGAGATTGCACAGCGGCTTTCATTTGCACAGACAACGCTTGCCGCGATTGACCGGATTCGCGGCAATTTCATGGAGACCGCACTCCAGATAACTCCCGAGTCTGCAGCGCGCGATATTCAGGCATCGGTAAAGGCAGGGGAAGCCGCGTTCACCGAAATCGCAACACAGCTGAACCGCCGCCTTGGTGAGCGAACGATTTTTGGTGGTGCAGACGTCGCGCGTGATCCGCTTGCCCCGCCGCAAGAGATGCTGACCTCGCTGCGCGCGGCCACTGCCGGGCTGACCGATCAGGCAGATATCATAGCCGCTGTGGATGACTGGTTCGACGATCCCGCCGGTGGTTTTGCGACGCTTGGCTATCAAGGTGATACCGGCCCGCAACTGCAGCAGCGCATCAGCGCAGACAAAACAATCGCGTTGAACATGCGCGCTGACGGCGCCGCAAGTGTCGCCCTCTTGAAAGGAGCGGCGATTGCGGCAATGGCAGACGAAAACACAGTGGGGCTGACAGACCGTACCCGTGCCGGACTGGTTCAGACAAGCGGGCAGCGCATGCTTTCTGCCGCTGATGATCTGACAGCGATGCGATCCGACCTTGGTGCGGCGCAGGCTAGTGTGGACGAAGCCGCCGCCGCTCATGGTGCGCAGCTGACGGCATTCCAGATCAATAGGAATGAACTGACAGCGGCCGACCCGTTCGATACGGCAAGCCGATTGCAGAATGTGCAGCAACAGCTGGAGATGCATTACACCGTGACAGCACGATTGTCCCAACTCAGCCTGGTGAACTATCTGCGATGA
- the flgK gene encoding flagellar hook-associated protein FlgK, with protein sequence MSITASLNNAISGLTATARMAEVVSSNLSNALTDGYGRRVVDLSAANLGGKGAGVTIDGVRRIVDAGVIGDRRLADAELAGQQQTLNTLQQVERAIGLPGDPAGLAGRLNAFESALVSAGTDPASPQRLQMAVNRLGDVADGLRQATGTVQTLRQDSDAQIARDVETLNSALGQVAKLNADISRAIGTGGDTTALQDARQRAIDQISEIVPIREIPRDRGAVALMTTTGAQLLDGTPATFSFSATPTITADMTFGSGALSGLEFNGQPASPSNGVGKFTGGTLGAAFEMRDAKLVAAQAGLDTVAQDLVSRFADPATDPTLVAGAPGLLTDRGGALDPLDLTGLAGRLQINAAVDPGQGGDVTRLRDGIGAAAPGPAGNPAQIDRWLSALNTPRSSGAGLPARSASGQIANLASEIGTQRLRADDELTFAAARWDTLRAAELGNGVDTDQEMQMLIRIEQSYAANAKLIETINAMVRTLMEI encoded by the coding sequence ATGAGCATCACCGCATCTTTGAACAACGCCATCAGCGGGCTGACCGCAACAGCGCGGATGGCCGAAGTTGTCTCTTCGAACCTGTCAAATGCCTTGACGGATGGCTACGGGCGACGCGTCGTCGATCTGTCCGCTGCCAATCTGGGTGGCAAGGGTGCGGGCGTGACGATCGACGGCGTGCGCAGGATTGTCGACGCCGGGGTCATCGGCGACAGGCGGCTTGCTGATGCTGAACTTGCGGGTCAGCAACAGACCCTGAACACACTGCAACAGGTAGAGCGGGCCATTGGCCTGCCTGGTGATCCCGCCGGGTTGGCGGGACGCTTGAATGCATTCGAAAGCGCGCTTGTCAGCGCAGGCACAGATCCTGCGTCACCCCAGCGCCTACAAATGGCGGTCAACCGGCTGGGTGATGTCGCGGATGGTTTGCGTCAGGCAACCGGCACCGTTCAGACATTGCGGCAGGATTCTGATGCACAAATCGCGCGCGATGTGGAAACGCTCAACAGTGCGCTAGGACAAGTCGCAAAGCTGAACGCGGATATCAGCAGGGCGATCGGAACAGGTGGCGATACCACGGCCCTGCAGGACGCGCGACAGCGCGCGATTGACCAAATCTCTGAAATCGTCCCGATCCGGGAAATTCCACGTGACCGTGGCGCGGTCGCCTTGATGACGACCACCGGCGCACAGCTTCTGGATGGTACGCCAGCCACGTTCTCATTTTCGGCAACACCAACGATCACCGCTGACATGACATTCGGATCCGGTGCGCTCTCTGGGCTGGAATTCAACGGACAACCCGCATCGCCAAGCAATGGGGTCGGTAAATTCACCGGCGGCACGCTCGGGGCCGCTTTTGAGATGCGTGATGCCAAACTCGTTGCCGCGCAGGCAGGACTAGATACAGTTGCGCAAGATCTCGTATCGCGATTTGCCGATCCGGCGACGGATCCCACACTTGTTGCGGGGGCACCCGGGCTTTTGACTGACCGGGGAGGCGCGCTCGATCCGCTCGATCTGACAGGGCTTGCCGGACGGTTGCAAATCAACGCGGCGGTTGATCCCGGCCAGGGTGGCGATGTGACCCGCCTGCGCGACGGGATCGGCGCTGCCGCACCCGGTCCTGCTGGGAATCCCGCGCAGATCGACCGCTGGCTTTCGGCACTAAACACTCCCCGCAGTTCGGGGGCAGGTCTGCCTGCACGGTCTGCCAGTGGTCAAATCGCAAATCTGGCGAGCGAGATCGGCACCCAGCGGCTACGCGCAGACGATGAACTTACTTTCGCGGCAGCGCGTTGGGATACGCTGCGCGCCGCAGAATTGGGCAACGGGGTCGATACCGATCAAGAAATGCAAATGCTGATCCGCATCGAGCAATCCTATGCCGCCAACGCAAAACTAATCGAAACCATCAATGCGATGGTGCGCACCTTGATGGAGATATGA
- a CDS encoding flagellar hook protein FlgE, with translation MTISSSLNASVAGLAANASRLATISDNISNSSTYGYKRAETDFHSMVIASNRGAYSAGGVRTTSQRLIDERGSLVSTSNPTDLAVRGRGMLPVTTEASVQVGNGDNPLLLATTGSFRTDSQGYLRSEAGLVLMGWPALPDGTVPPYPRDAPDGLRPIQINNNQFAGEATTRLDLAVNLPATSTEDTSTGENETLSIEYFDNLGKSANLNIQFSPAVPAPGDPATNDWTMTIFDSATGTASIGEYTLEFNGARGAGGTLENVTAGAVGGAYSPTDGTFTVDVAGGPLEINIGALGDSNGLTQLSDAFAPVSISKNGTPVGSLTSIEVDANGFVRASFDIGINRVLYQIPLIDVPNVNGLETLDSQVYRVTPDSGTFFMWDAGDGPTGDIISFAREESTTDVAGELTDLIQTQRAYSSNAKVIQTVDEMLQETTNIKR, from the coding sequence ATGACGATTTCCTCCTCTCTGAATGCAAGCGTTGCTGGTCTTGCGGCGAATGCATCAAGGCTGGCGACGATCTCCGACAATATCTCCAATTCCTCTACCTATGGCTACAAACGGGCGGAAACTGATTTCCATTCCATGGTAATTGCCAGCAATCGCGGTGCCTATTCCGCGGGTGGCGTGCGGACGACATCGCAGCGGCTGATTGATGAACGCGGCTCGCTTGTGTCGACATCGAACCCGACGGATCTTGCCGTGCGGGGGCGGGGTATGCTGCCTGTCACGACAGAGGCATCGGTGCAGGTCGGAAACGGTGACAACCCGCTGTTGCTGGCGACGACGGGATCGTTCCGCACGGATAGCCAAGGGTATTTGCGCAGCGAAGCCGGACTGGTCCTGATGGGTTGGCCGGCCTTGCCAGATGGCACGGTGCCCCCGTATCCACGCGATGCGCCCGATGGATTGCGTCCCATCCAGATCAACAACAACCAGTTCGCGGGCGAGGCGACGACCAGGCTCGATCTTGCGGTAAATCTGCCCGCGACATCGACAGAAGATACTTCGACCGGCGAAAATGAAACGCTTTCGATCGAATACTTCGACAATCTCGGCAAGTCGGCGAACCTGAACATACAGTTCTCACCTGCCGTGCCTGCGCCGGGCGATCCGGCAACGAACGACTGGACGATGACAATTTTCGACAGCGCGACCGGTACAGCCTCGATCGGGGAATATACACTTGAATTCAACGGCGCGCGCGGCGCAGGTGGCACGTTGGAAAATGTGACCGCTGGCGCGGTCGGCGGCGCATACAGCCCGACGGATGGCACGTTCACAGTCGATGTTGCGGGCGGCCCGCTTGAAATCAACATCGGTGCGCTGGGAGATTCAAACGGGCTGACGCAGCTTTCGGATGCGTTTGCACCTGTTTCAATTTCCAAGAATGGCACACCGGTCGGCAGTCTGACCTCTATCGAAGTCGACGCAAACGGCTTTGTGCGGGCATCGTTCGATATCGGGATCAACCGTGTACTCTATCAGATTCCGCTGATCGACGTGCCGAATGTGAATGGACTCGAAACGCTCGACAGTCAGGTCTACCGCGTGACGCCCGACAGCGGGACGTTCTTCATGTGGGACGCAGGCGATGGCCCCACCGGTGACATCATCAGTTTCGCCCGCGAGGAATCGACAACGGATGTTGCCGGTGAACTGACCGACCTGATCCAGACACAACGCGCCTATTCGTCGAACGCGAAGGTCATCCAGACCGTCGACGAGATGTTGCAGGAAACGACCAATATCAAGCGGTAA
- a CDS encoding flagellar motor protein MotB, whose product MEAGNNRPIIIKRKKVIAGGGHHGGAWKVAYADFVTAMMAFFMLMWLLNATTEQQRKGIADYFSPTIPINRVSGGGAGAFGGDNIFTRETLAQSGTGGIANRDGDEAVDVGATAAAQETASLEDLEAALLGLGGESALSDNQLRHVVTRLTDEGLVIEVFDMPNAPLFYGATDTPEGVTVQILEMIARILGSVTNDVAISGHVKAETVVRLRNPAWDVSTSRAARTRLILEAASFDPDRIARITGEADRDPIVSDSSSIRNNRIEIVVLRSDL is encoded by the coding sequence ATGGAAGCAGGCAACAACAGACCGATAATCATCAAACGCAAGAAAGTCATCGCTGGCGGCGGGCACCACGGTGGGGCCTGGAAGGTCGCTTATGCTGATTTCGTCACGGCGATGATGGCGTTTTTCATGTTGATGTGGCTTCTGAACGCAACGACCGAACAACAGCGCAAGGGCATCGCGGATTACTTCTCTCCGACCATTCCGATCAATCGTGTGTCAGGCGGTGGGGCAGGTGCCTTTGGCGGCGACAACATCTTTACCCGCGAAACACTGGCTCAAAGCGGCACCGGTGGCATCGCAAATCGCGATGGCGATGAAGCCGTCGATGTCGGCGCGACCGCAGCGGCGCAGGAAACTGCCAGCCTCGAAGATCTCGAAGCGGCCCTTCTGGGCCTTGGCGGCGAAAGCGCGCTTTCCGACAATCAGCTGCGTCATGTCGTAACCCGTCTGACTGACGAAGGACTTGTGATCGAGGTGTTCGACATGCCCAACGCGCCGCTGTTTTATGGAGCAACCGATACGCCCGAAGGCGTGACTGTGCAGATCCTGGAAATGATCGCCCGCATACTGGGGTCAGTGACCAACGATGTCGCCATATCCGGCCACGTCAAAGCGGAAACTGTCGTGCGTCTGCGCAACCCGGCGTGGGATGTGTCTACCAGCCGGGCGGCCCGCACACGGTTGATACTTGAGGCGGCATCCTTCGACCCAGACCGGATTGCACGGATCACGGGCGAGGCCGACCGCGACCCGATCGTCAGTGATTCCAGTTCAATTCGAAACAATCGAATCGAAATCGTGGTGCTGAGGTCTGATCTTTAG
- a CDS encoding FkbM family methyltransferase → MTPAERVAEARKQLKEAEREVVAALNKNNTRARAPFVRLLHEVRGMLHPAFPYASQAGQDQIVDRYFKGKRGGTFVDVGAYDGLSGSNSLFFERWRNWSGVMVEPVAVQRARAEAQRSVPCLPYAVSDKNGEAQFMAVTEGYTQMSGLLDQYDSKMLERVRADPRHAEQVITVQTRTLAAILEEADLANPDFISLDIEGGELAALEAFPFKNHRVGAWAIENNAGGTDIAKLMRSKGYQLVEFCGPDEVYILSDIM, encoded by the coding sequence ATGACCCCAGCAGAACGAGTCGCCGAAGCCCGCAAGCAATTGAAAGAGGCCGAGCGTGAAGTCGTCGCTGCGCTGAACAAGAACAACACCCGCGCCCGTGCGCCATTCGTCCGCCTTCTGCACGAAGTTCGCGGCATGCTGCATCCGGCCTTCCCCTATGCAAGCCAGGCGGGTCAGGACCAGATCGTTGACCGTTACTTCAAAGGCAAACGCGGCGGCACTTTTGTCGATGTGGGCGCGTATGACGGACTGAGCGGATCAAATTCGCTCTTCTTTGAACGCTGGCGCAATTGGTCGGGTGTCATGGTCGAACCGGTTGCGGTGCAACGTGCGCGGGCCGAGGCCCAGCGCAGCGTGCCCTGTTTGCCCTATGCCGTGTCCGACAAGAACGGTGAGGCGCAGTTCATGGCAGTGACCGAAGGTTACACGCAGATGAGCGGCCTGCTGGATCAGTACGACAGCAAGATGCTGGAACGCGTGCGCGCCGACCCGCGCCATGCCGAACAGGTGATTACCGTGCAAACCCGCACACTTGCCGCGATCCTTGAGGAGGCAGACCTTGCGAATCCGGATTTCATTTCACTGGACATCGAAGGTGGCGAACTGGCCGCGCTCGAAGCGTTTCCCTTTAAAAATCACCGCGTCGGGGCATGGGCGATCGAAAACAACGCAGGTGGAACGGATATCGCGAAACTGATGCGATCCAAGGGCTATCAGCTTGTTGAATTCTGTGGTCCGGACGAAGTCTACATTTTATCTGATATTATGTAA
- a CDS encoding DUF6165 family protein, with the protein MKEILVPTAPGELIDKLTILRLKSEKITDDAKLANVRHEQAVLQRIADAALPDIDALAALADQLYDINADLWVIEDDIRACEARGDFGAGFIGLARAVYVTNDERARIKKEINLLLGSDIVEEKSYYQDSEST; encoded by the coding sequence ATGAAGGAAATACTTGTGCCGACAGCTCCGGGAGAGCTGATCGACAAGCTGACGATATTGCGTTTGAAGTCGGAAAAGATCACCGACGACGCAAAACTTGCGAATGTCCGGCATGAACAGGCCGTCCTTCAGCGCATCGCTGATGCTGCGTTGCCCGATATAGATGCACTGGCGGCTCTGGCCGACCAGCTTTACGACATAAATGCCGACTTGTGGGTCATCGAAGACGATATCAGGGCTTGCGAGGCACGGGGCGATTTCGGCGCGGGGTTCATCGGTCTGGCGCGCGCGGTTTATGTCACCAACGATGAACGCGCGCGCATCAAGAAAGAGATCAACCTTTTGCTTGGTTCGGATATTGTGGAAGAGAAATCATATTACCAGGATAGCGAATCCACATGA
- a CDS encoding tetratricopeptide repeat protein — protein sequence MSRTLKQVKAEATRAHQAGEFDAARRAYGEYLSQVPHDGIIWSNLGVLHRSTNRHRMALRSHRRAFALSPQDTGVRNNLSNTLSDIGKYEESIALRRQILEEVPNDPNHLAMIGRCYRGMGDYDAAIAHLSEVIKILPDDPEVQMQLAFAYLGRGDYAKGFELYKARWRAGELRPRNLKFPEWQGQDLSDKTLLVLPEQGFGDAVLFMRFLPSLAKLAAKVRVLVDKPLLRLFSKLPDIELVTAETAGENPADYWINMMDMAAVHFARSRDIPPPTQLHIPDDATERAAQITGPYAKSFKVGVVWAGSVTYKGNAFRSFAHRDFLPLVDIPDVQLFSLYKGPLLTPYYEDGSDAFMVDTASTDRDFADCAATMSAMDLVITSDTVSAHMASSLGIETWTVLHWDPFWVYTHAGDTTPWYPGMRLFRQKTPLDWSGVMAEVEAALVSRLERGT from the coding sequence GTGTCCCGCACCTTGAAGCAGGTCAAAGCCGAAGCGACCCGCGCCCATCAAGCCGGTGAATTCGATGCAGCCAGACGTGCTTATGGCGAATACCTGTCACAAGTGCCCCATGACGGGATCATCTGGTCAAACCTTGGCGTTCTGCACCGAAGCACGAACCGGCACAGGATGGCCCTTCGGTCGCACCGCCGCGCGTTTGCACTTAGTCCGCAGGACACAGGCGTTCGCAACAATCTGTCGAACACGTTGTCCGATATCGGGAAATATGAAGAATCCATCGCGTTGCGTCGTCAGATTCTGGAAGAAGTCCCCAACGATCCCAACCACCTTGCCATGATCGGACGCTGTTATCGTGGCATGGGGGACTATGATGCCGCGATCGCGCATCTGAGCGAAGTTATCAAAATACTGCCGGATGACCCCGAGGTGCAGATGCAACTTGCATTTGCCTATCTGGGTCGTGGCGATTACGCCAAAGGTTTCGAGCTTTACAAAGCCCGCTGGCGTGCGGGAGAGTTGCGCCCCCGTAACCTGAAATTTCCGGAATGGCAGGGCCAAGACCTGTCGGACAAGACGCTTTTGGTGCTGCCAGAACAGGGTTTTGGCGATGCCGTCCTGTTCATGCGCTTTCTGCCCTCCCTTGCCAAACTGGCGGCAAAAGTTCGTGTTCTGGTCGACAAACCGTTGCTGCGTCTTTTTTCAAAACTGCCTGACATCGAACTTGTGACAGCAGAAACCGCAGGCGAAAACCCTGCGGACTACTGGATCAACATGATGGATATGGCGGCTGTTCATTTTGCCCGGTCACGGGACATCCCCCCGCCGACGCAGTTACACATTCCTGATGATGCCACGGAACGTGCCGCGCAGATCACCGGCCCTTATGCCAAGTCGTTCAAGGTTGGTGTCGTCTGGGCGGGGTCGGTTACCTACAAGGGCAACGCGTTCCGATCATTTGCACATCGCGATTTTCTGCCCCTTGTGGATATCCCGGACGTGCAGTTGTTTTCGCTTTACAAGGGGCCGTTGCTGACGCCGTATTACGAAGACGGTTCTGACGCCTTCATGGTGGATACGGCCAGTACGGACCGCGATTTTGCTGATTGCGCGGCGACGATGTCGGCAATGGATCTGGTCATCACTTCCGATACGGTAAGCGCGCATATGGCAAGCTCTTTGGGCATTGAGACTTGGACCGTGCTGCATTGGGATCCGTTCTGGGTCTACACGCATGCAGGAGACACGACCCCGTGGTATCCTGGAATGCGGTTGTTTCGGCAGAAAACTCCCCTCGACTGGTCCGGTGTCATGGCCGAAGTGGAGGCGGCTCTTGTGTCACGATTGGAGCGGGGAACATGA
- a CDS encoding glycosyltransferase family 4 protein, producing the protein MTPAIYFHPDAVEGKGADLVGRRSAGQSFVRAFQRYGTGDQINVVTETAAHADDFRALAEDFGETRPVNAAVLRDRHDFTKFGTVFFPSPGYLNAVWQRARGDMRRCSLVGITHTVSTRRIVENLHNLMLQPVEPWDAIICTSRAVQSVVARQFALEADYIRARFGAQVIPQPQLPIIPLGIHAADFAPTDDGRAQMRGRFETPDDAVVVMTMGRLTSVEKANPVPLFMALERIAKGGQQVHLWMVGWSDREGERVLHETGANALCPSVTVHFIDGREPDVRRHIWSGADIFTLPVDNIQETFGLVPVEAMAAGLPVVMPDWNGFRDTVVDGLTGMLVPTIMAPPDDATGRLLASRFADGSDGYLYYLSCVQQQTVLDVQAYTKALDRLVQNKDLRKKMGAAGRAHVTRNFDWSAVIPQYMALADELARQRQSAKQIPRVQNPMEASPFDTYRHYPSRPLTADTVIVTAEPLDAEKLADLDMINGRKLYKRKVAPDSEVFETLALIAAHQPLTMGDLLGRLPALAPRLNGIVLFLAKYDFVTLGPQVSK; encoded by the coding sequence ATGACACCTGCGATTTACTTTCATCCGGACGCTGTCGAAGGAAAAGGGGCCGATCTGGTTGGTCGCCGGTCGGCTGGGCAGTCCTTTGTGCGCGCTTTTCAGCGCTATGGCACTGGCGACCAGATCAATGTTGTCACCGAAACAGCTGCCCATGCGGATGATTTCCGCGCGCTGGCCGAAGACTTTGGGGAAACCCGCCCGGTCAACGCGGCTGTACTGCGCGACCGACATGATTTCACCAAATTCGGTACGGTTTTCTTTCCCTCGCCCGGCTATCTGAACGCGGTTTGGCAGCGTGCCCGCGGTGATATGCGCAGATGTTCGCTTGTCGGGATCACACACACTGTATCGACCCGCCGGATTGTCGAGAACCTGCATAACCTGATGCTGCAACCCGTGGAGCCGTGGGACGCGATCATTTGCACAAGCCGGGCCGTTCAATCCGTCGTGGCGCGCCAGTTCGCGCTTGAGGCGGATTACATCAGGGCCCGCTTTGGTGCGCAGGTCATTCCACAGCCGCAGCTGCCGATCATTCCGCTGGGTATTCATGCGGCGGATTTTGCGCCAACCGATGACGGGCGCGCCCAGATGCGTGGCAGGTTCGAAACACCGGATGACGCTGTTGTGGTCATGACCATGGGCCGCCTCACGTCGGTTGAAAAGGCGAATCCCGTGCCGCTGTTCATGGCCTTGGAGCGTATCGCGAAAGGCGGGCAGCAGGTTCACCTCTGGATGGTTGGCTGGAGCGACCGCGAAGGCGAAAGGGTGCTGCATGAAACGGGCGCGAACGCGCTTTGTCCATCTGTCACCGTTCATTTCATTGATGGGCGCGAACCGGACGTGCGCCGGCATATCTGGTCGGGTGCCGATATTTTCACGCTGCCGGTCGACAACATTCAGGAAACATTTGGTCTGGTTCCGGTTGAAGCAATGGCCGCTGGCTTGCCGGTTGTGATGCCGGATTGGAATGGTTTTCGCGATACAGTCGTGGACGGTCTGACCGGAATGCTGGTTCCGACGATCATGGCGCCGCCAGATGATGCAACAGGCAGGCTTCTGGCCTCGCGTTTTGCTGACGGCAGTGACGGATATCTCTATTATCTGTCCTGCGTGCAGCAACAGACCGTGCTTGATGTGCAAGCCTATACAAAAGCGCTCGATCGTCTGGTGCAGAATAAGGATCTGCGCAAGAAGATGGGCGCGGCAGGGCGCGCGCATGTCACCCGCAATTTCGATTGGTCCGCAGTAATCCCGCAATATATGGCGCTGGCCGACGAACTTGCGCGCCAGCGTCAGAGCGCGAAACAGATCCCGCGCGTGCAAAACCCGATGGAAGCATCGCCGTTCGATACCTATCGGCACTATCCAAGCAGGCCTCTGACTGCCGACACGGTCATTGTGACCGCCGAACCCCTCGACGCCGAAAAGCTGGCGGATTTGGACATGATCAACGGGCGCAAACTCTACAAGCGAAAGGTCGCGCCGGACAGCGAAGTTTTTGAAACGCTGGCGCTTATCGCCGCGCATCAACCCCTCACAATGGGGGATTTGTTGGGACGCCTGCCAGCACTTGCACCCCGCCTGAACGGGATCGTTCTGTTTCTGGCAAAGTACGACTTTGTGACCTTGGGGCCGCAAGTGTCAAAATAA